The proteins below come from a single Silene latifolia isolate original U9 population unplaced genomic scaffold, ASM4854445v1 scaffold_73, whole genome shotgun sequence genomic window:
- the LOC141640143 gene encoding uncharacterized protein LOC141640143, protein MEELEDDLEMILEEEETDHDKPVLEIPATTSVQPTIQITKEDVAGEIKFWSSSVFCYVLGANPPSSVLTGINRVWKAQGIDKISFMPNGIFLVRFKTKEQQQFVLNNGHLLFDNKPVIIKEWTQDTELIKHDVKRIPVWMKLYGLDVKYWGLECLKKLSGVVGRFIKCDDATFHRNFLGFARIMIEVDIGQEFPEVITFLNEHGVSKQLKVPAQDPIPRTPKATEVAMTPVVVPAIPLVERSLPRRFLTRLMRNDRGEKRTVPSGVLTPGGVSIMESLSQSLQKTRLGIIENRLFEKGGSSKSGGRIWLLWEPTAYDIDILDVQIQSIHFQVIDKIRRQKFWMTVVYGLNKAAERIPLWESLRTYHNMVKGPWIVAGDFNSVMASNERIGGAPISHAEIRPMLQTIQDCQLSDLSAKGAFFTWNNKHEHHSKVYSRLDRVFINADWMDIFSDSYVHFLPEGMFDHCPGLIYLEEERQNKGSAFKYYNMWSLAPSYNDIVRTAWQQPVQGTPMFRVVQKLRGLKAGLRMLNREHFADIENLTHVAELSLNHFQQLLIDDPLNEDNCNSERVYARDLEDLLKARDQYLKQKAKGD, encoded by the exons atggag GAACTTGAAGATGATTTAGAGATGATACTAGAGGAGGAAGAAACTGATCATGATAAACCAGTCCTGGAAATTCCAGCAACAACGAGCGTCCAACCAACGATCCAGATTACTAAGGAGGATGTTGCGGGGGAGATAAAGTTCTGGTCATCCTCTGTTTTCTGTTACGTGCTTGGTGCGAATCCTCCGAGTTCAGTACTCACTGGTATCAACCGCGTATGGAAAGCTCAGGGTATTGATAAGATTTCTTTTATGCCTAATGGTATTTTTCTGGTCAGATTTAAAACTAAAGAGCAACAACAATTTGTGTTAAACAATGGACATTTACTTTTCGATAACAAGCCTGTTATTATTAAGGAATGGACACAGGATACTGAGTTAATTAAGCATGATGTCAAACGAATTCCAGTTTGGATGAAATTATATGGCTTGGATGTTAAGTATTGGGGATTAGAATGCCTGAAGAAGTTAAGTGGAGTGGTAGGCAGGTTCATCAAATGTGATGATGCTACCTTCCACAGGAATTTCTTAGGGTTTGCTAGAATAATGATTGAGGTGGATATTGGGCAAGAGTTCCCTGAGGTTATTACCTTTCTTAATGAACATGGAGTGTCTAAACAGCTTAAG GTCCCTGCGCAGGACCCTATTCCTAGGACTCCCAAGGCCACTGAGGTGGCTATGACTCCAGTTGTGGTACCTGCAATCCCACTGGTGGAGAGATCCCTCCCTAGGAGATTCTTAACCAGGCTGATGAGGAATGATAGGGGTGAAAAGAGGACAGTTCCATCAGGTGTTCTCACACCAGGAGGAGTGTCTATAATGGAATCATTATCACAGTCTTTGCAGAAAACAAGATTGGGGATAATTGAGAATAGATTGTTTGAAAAAGGTGGTTCTAGCAAGTC AGGGGGACGCATTTGGCTTCTTTGGGAGCCTACTGCATATGATATTGATATTCTGGATGTCCAGATTCAGAGTATTCATTTTCAGGTGATTGATAAAATTAGAAGGCAAAAGTTTTGGATGACTGTTGTGTATGGATTGAACAAAGCTGCTGAAAGGATTCCTTTATGGGAGAGCTTAAGAACTTATCATAATATGGTTAAGGGTCCCTGGATTGTTGCTGGGGATTTTAATTCTGTAATGGCAAGTAATGAAAGGATAGGTGGGGCTCCTATTTCTCATGCTGAGATAAGGCCTATGCTGCAGACTATTCAGGACTGTCAGTTGTCTGATCTTAGTGCAAAGGGGGCTTTCTTCACCTGGAACAACAAGCATGAGCATCATTCAAAAGTTTATAGTAGATTGGATAGAGTTTTCATCAATGCTGACTGGATGGACATCTTCTCTGATAGCTATGTTCATTTTCTACCTGAGGGAATGTTTGACCACTGCCCAGGTCTCATTTACCTTGAAGAAGAAAGACAAAATAAAGGGAGTGCGTTTAAGTATTACAATATGTGGTCATTGGCCCCTAGTTACAATGATATTGTTAGGACTGCTTGGCAACAACCTGTGCAAGGCACTCCTATGTTTAGAGTAGTCCAGAAGTTGAGAGGATTAAAAGCTGGGTTAAGAATGTTGAACAGGGAGCATTTTGCTGACATTGAAAACCTCACTCATGTAGCTGAGTTGTCCTTGAATCATTTCCAACAATTGCTGATTGATGACCCACTAAATGAGGATAATTGTAACTCTGAACGAGTTTATGCTAGGGATTTAGAGGATCTACTGAAGGCCAGAGATCAATATTTGAAACAGAAAGCTAAGGGAGACTGA